The nucleotide window TCCTCGTGGGGTTCGTCCTTCTGAAATTATTGAAGCGGTTAAAGCACTTGCTATTCAAGAAGGAATTGAAAATAATTCTGTTAAATTTAATCAAATCTTTGTTGAATTGATTCAAAAACGAGGCATTCTTTTTGAACCAGAATTGATGCACAAATATGGGGGAATAGAAGCCATGTTATCTCAAGCAAAATTAGGCATTAAATTAGCACTTCGGGGCAAACTTTCCCCCTTTCCGGCTCAAGTCAAAAACTCTCAAAAATTTAGTCAAGCATTAGAAAAGGCGGTCAAATCATGAAATATTCTTACTATCCAGGATGCAGTCTTCATACAACTGCTAAAGAATTCGACTTATCTACCCAAGTTGTGATGAAAGAATTAGGCATAGAATTAGAAGAATTACAAGATTGGTCTTGTTGTGGGGGGTCTATTGCCGGTGGGGTTTCTCATGACTTAGGAATGGCGTTAGCTGCTAGAAATGTCCTGTTAGCACAAACTCAAAACCGCGATCTTTTAGCCTCTTGTTCTGGATGTTATAATAAGTCCGCTAAGGCAGCAAAAGCTTTAAAAAATGACTCGGAAAGAAATAGAATTACTCCGATACTTTCAGACATGGGAATACC belongs to Gloeothece citriformis PCC 7424 and includes:
- a CDS encoding 4Fe-4S dicluster domain-containing protein, which gives rise to MAVKKCFFGIKTDRQVDGDRMNPTVMNKVLTEGGESVSVAACMQCGTCSGGCPNVDKMDLSPRNLVLMVQRGEWEKVLKSNTLWLCTSCHTCTSRCPRGVRPSEIIEAVKALAIQEGIENNSVKFNQIFVELIQKRGILFEPELMHKYGGIEAMLSQAKLGIKLALRGKLSPFPAQVKNSQKFSQALEKAVKS